AACATCAACTCCTAAGTTTAGAACTCTAAACATTTTTGCGCCTCCTATATAGCATAATTCAATACGACTATTTAATCATAAAAGCTTGTACTTTTCTTATCTTAAATTGTTTAAACAATTTAAAACTTATAACTTAATATCTATCATATAAATTTTACCATAATCAGTATAAATTTCTACCTTTACATTAGTCAATTAATATTTAACTAAGTTCAATTAAAGCTCCGTGATAAACACGAAGCCTTAATTAAATATAACTATATTATTAATATCCTAATTCTTTGTTTACAATAATAACGTGTATTCTATCTTTTTCCATTTGTCCCTTTATCAGCACATATTCATTACATATTCTATCTGGACTATTACAATCCATACAATACCCTGTTTTGGCACAAGGAGTATTTCTATTTAGTCTCTGCACATTAGCTGGAGCTGCAATTCGTTTGTTTCTCTCTATAGCCTCATCTAAATCCTTTACTATTTTATTGACTCCTGCTACTACTATAACTTTATCTGGTCCATAAATCATAGCTGCTACTCTGTTACCTCTACCGTCTACATTATATAATTCTCCGTTCTCTGTAATAGCGTTACTACTTGTTAAATATGCATCAGCTGAAAAACATTTTCTATATAATTCTTTAATATCTTCTTTAGTTAATCCTTCAGCATATCTATCAAGAAAATTATAATTACCATTTCTTAAAAAATCTATAGCACCTATCTCAAAGAGTGTCATTGAGCCTCCAACTGATACTGTATTTCCTTCATTAAGTAATTCTTCAATCTTTTTTATAGCTTCTTCTTCATTCTGAACAAAATATCCTTTCATATTATTTTTTTCTAGATTTTGAATAGTTCTCTGAACCTTTTTTTCTATAACATAAGCAACATTTTTATCCACTGACCCCACACTCCTTTGATTATCTTTTATATTAATAATATCATTGTTTTCATTTTAATGCTAATATAGCTTAATAGAGCATAATTAAGCTATATCCTTAAAGTCTTCTATGTATTTATCAGCTAACTTGCAAATCTCATCCTTATATGGAAATGATAACTCATCTGCTACAGCAAAAACATTCATTCCAGCTCTTTTAGCAGCTAAAACCCCTGCATAAGTGTCTTCAAACACTAAACAGTCTTCTGGTTCTACATTTAAATCTTCAGCAACTTTTAGAAATACATCTGGATGTGGTTTCCCTTTATCTACTTCACATGATGTTCTTAGTGTATCGAAATATTTTAAAATATCATGTTTTTTTAATACTTGTGTTGCTAATTCCCTAGAATTACTAGTTCCGATCCCAAGTTTTATATCCTTTTCTTTTAAATTAATAATAAATTCTCTAACTCCTTTTTTAAGTGTCACTTTATTTGTGTAAAAATCGTAGGCCATATCATTCCATTCCTCTTTTATCTCGTCAACAGTTTCTTCTAAATTAAATCTATTTTTAAAATAGATTGCAGTTTCTGTAAAGCTCATACCTTCGATGGCTTTCTGTAAATCATCCGGTAAATCAATATTTCTTTTTGCTAGAAAATCTATATCAATTTGTTTCCAAATCCACATAGAGTCAACAATAGTTCCATCTAAGTCAAATATTACAGCTTTTAGTTTGTTAAACATATATATCCCCTCACTCAAATATAATCTATTTATATTTGATTTTATACTTAATTTTCTAATTTTTCAATGATGACTGTATATACAATAAAGTCTTGGAATATTCCCTAGCCTCAGTTAATATCTTAGGAAAATATCTCATTACCCTTGAATCTTTGTTCATTTCAATAAAAAATGGGATATCTGAATCCTTCCATTCACGCAAAAGAAGTCTTTTAGTTCGTATATTGTTGTTATTCATATTCTGTCCACACCTTATAAATTTCTCCTTAATAAATCATTTTCCTTCAATTATAAAAGATACATTACTTTATATTCTATATACTTATTCTAATTCCTTGTATTAATTGACAAATCATACTCATAGGTATATTGACCTAAAATATTATTACTTTATTACTACAACTTGACTTATGTGTTTTATATAAATAAAATTAATTTTGGTAGCAATAGATATTCTTGCTAAAATTTATCGAATTTTGGAGGTATGCTAGAATGGTATTTACTAATGTTAATATCCTAGGTTGTGGTATTTATCATCCAACAAATAAAGTACATAACGATTATTTTATCAATCATTTTAAGAAGAAAGGTATAGAAGTTGAAGGTCTATTAAAACACTTAGAAAGAGAATATCGTTATCTTTCTGATGACCCAGACGAAACTGTAATAACAATGGGATATAATGCTAGTGTGCAAGCACTAGAAAATGCTAATACTGACATTAATGAAATTGATTTGGTCGTGTTTGCCTCTGATACTCCAGAGTATACTTCACCAGCCAATGCAATTAAAGTACTCCATTTGTTAGGCGGAAAAAATGCAAAAATGGTCTATGATACTAATAGTAATTGTAGTGGTATGGTTACTGCTTTTGACCAGGCGAGTAGAATATTACTACATAACAAAAGATTTAAAAAAGCATTAGTAATAGGTAGTATGTTAATAAGTGCAGTGGTTAGTGAAAATGACCCAATATCATATAGTAACTTTGGAGACTCAGCAGCTGCGTTAGTATTAGAAAAGGTAGATGAAAATAAAAAAAGAGGATTTATAGATTCTACATATATAACACAGACATCAGAACACAACAACATTTTAATGCCTAAAGCTGGATACTCTAAAGTAATAAAAGGAGAATTTACACAAGAAGACGATAGAAAATGGCACTGGGAACCCTTTGATGGAAGTTTTATATCTGACTATTGGGCAAAATTAATTAAGGAAGTAACTATAGATAATGGAATTAAGGTTGAAGATGTAAGTCATTTTATATTCTCACAATTTACAAATCCAGATGCTAAGCTAACATTAGAAAAGCTAGGTGTAGATGTTAATAAGCTAACATATGTAGGTAATGAATATGGATATACGGGTACTACTAGCCCATTCATGGCACTACATAGAGCTTTAGAAAAAAATAAAATTAATGAAGGTGATTACTTAGTGATATCAACAGTTGGTTCAGGGTCTACTGTTGTGTCAGTATTGTATAAATTCTAAATAATCCCCCACATTATAAAAATGTGGGGGATTAAAATTATAACTTCTGATATACTTCATTTAAATCATTAACATACTCTACGTTTTCTTGCCATCCAGGTATACTCTTACCCAATCTCTTGAATTGCGCAACAGCAACAACATTACCTTTTGATGTTAAAAATCTCTTCTTAAATGGAACTTCTATATATCTTTTTAATAATTTAGCTAATATTTTTGCTACATCTGGAGAAGAAGGTTTTAAGTCATTGCTAATATCGATTACTAAAACAAAGTCTTGAGTTGGAATAGATTTTACTATTTTTTCATAGTCATTTATAAATGATTCACCATCTTCAATTGAAAAAAAACCTGATGCAGCTAAATGTACTATTTTTTTTACTTTATCTGTTTTCATAGTATATGATGCTCTATTTTTTTCGTAATTTACCATTATAAGCCCCTCCTTAAGTTTAGTTTATGAACCATTATACAGTATACAGAATCTTACTTGGTAAAGTCAAGCAGAAAATTCTACAATAATGTAATTTGTCCATAAATTATTTACACTTTGATAATATTTTCATATCATTTAACTTATTAAATACAAAACCGAGGATTTAATCCTCGGTTTTTGTATCATATTGTAAAATCCTATCAATCAATTCTTCTTTAACTTTATTTATCTCATCAAAATTCATATTAGGTACATAATATGTTTCTAACACATCATGCTTTTTCTTTGCTTTGTTTATATTTATTATTGCATTGTCTATTAAAATGTTTAGTAATTTCTTATCATACTCTAATTCCTCATTATATTTTTTAACTTTATCTTTTATCATAAAACTATCTAAATCTATTGTCTTAAAATTATTTTTTTTGAACGTTTCACTCACTGTTAATCCTATATTTAAATCTTTTATATATATAGTTTCAATTTTTTCTGGATTTAATGGTGTATGATATACTTCTACATTCATACCACTTACTAATGCTTCATTGTATACCTTTTGAAGTAAGGTGGATTTCCCTGTACCAATATCTCCTTTTATATAGTAAACCTTTTTTGCATCTTGTAGGATCGTATCAGTATGCTCTACCCAGCCATTAGGGGTATAAGCACTGCCAAATAAATGTCTATCTTTACCAGGATTTTTGTTAACTGGTACTTCTTCAAATATTTCATTTATCAAATCGTAAGTTATTATATTAACTTTACCAAAATCCATAGAGTCTGAATTTTTTGCAACAATATCTTCATATACTGGAAGTGCCGATTTTAAAAATCTATAAGCTCTTTTAAATAACCTTCCAACTTCTTTATTAGTTTTTAGAATCTCTTCTTTATTTTCCTCCATCTTCTTTAAATCCCAATAATCCCCAAGGTGAATTATTTCATCGACCCCACCTGGATTTTTAGGATCCACAACATGGGATAGGGTATCATAAGCACAAATTTATTTTCATGTTTTTTTAATACTCTCTTATACGATTATATTCTTCCTTTGTAATATTTAACTTTCCTTCTTATATTTAAAATAATTAGTTTACTTAAACTGTAATCTTAGGTGTCTAAAAACTATTATTGCTCATAAGAATACTATGTCAAGCATTTATAATCAATAAATAATACAAAATAAGTCTTAATCCACTATAATTTCTTAATAACTTTAGCTGGATTACCTGCAACTACAACATTATCAGGAATATCTTTGGTCACAACACTACCTGCTCCTATTACAACATTATCTCCTATAGTAACCCCAGGACAAATGATAGCACCTCCCCCTACCCAAACATTGTCTCCTATTTTAATGGGATATCCCATTTCTTTTCCTGAATTTCTTTCTTTAGGATTGATAGGATGAGTAGCAGTGTAAACTTGCACATTAGGACCAAACATTACATTATTACCAATTGTGACTGTATTTACATCTAATATGACACAATTGTGATTTGCATAAAAATCGTTACCAAATTTTATGTTATATCCATAATCACAATAAAAATTCGGCTCTATAAAACATTCTTTTTCAGTTTGAAATAATTCTTTTAATAGCTCCAATCTTTTTTCATATTGATTAGGCTCTAAATCATTGAACCTTTTGCACAATTTCTTTGCCCTTTCTCTGTCTGCAAATAATTCCTCATCAGCTGGATTATAAAATTCCCCTGCAAGCATTTTGTCCTTCTCTGTCATGCTTCTCTCCCCTTTTAAATAGTATAATTAAATAGTTTTTTTATATTTTTTGTATGGTATCTAAAATCTGTTTTATGGTTTATATTTCTATAATTTTATTAGTTTTCCTTCTT
This genomic window from Caldisalinibacter kiritimatiensis contains:
- a CDS encoding HAD family hydrolase, translated to MFNKLKAVIFDLDGTIVDSMWIWKQIDIDFLAKRNIDLPDDLQKAIEGMSFTETAIYFKNRFNLEETVDEIKEEWNDMAYDFYTNKVTLKKGVREFIINLKEKDIKLGIGTSNSRELATQVLKKHDILKYFDTLRTSCEVDKGKPHPDVFLKVAEDLNVEPEDCLVFEDTYAGVLAAKRAGMNVFAVADELSFPYKDEICKLADKYIEDFKDIA
- a CDS encoding ketoacyl-ACP synthase III; translated protein: MVFTNVNILGCGIYHPTNKVHNDYFINHFKKKGIEVEGLLKHLEREYRYLSDDPDETVITMGYNASVQALENANTDINEIDLVVFASDTPEYTSPANAIKVLHLLGGKNAKMVYDTNSNCSGMVTAFDQASRILLHNKRFKKALVIGSMLISAVVSENDPISYSNFGDSAAALVLEKVDENKKRGFIDSTYITQTSEHNNILMPKAGYSKVIKGEFTQEDDRKWHWEPFDGSFISDYWAKLIKEVTIDNGIKVEDVSHFIFSQFTNPDAKLTLEKLGVDVNKLTYVGNEYGYTGTTSPFMALHRALEKNKINEGDYLVISTVGSGSTVVSVLYKF
- a CDS encoding sugar O-acetyltransferase, with the translated sequence MTEKDKMLAGEFYNPADEELFADRERAKKLCKRFNDLEPNQYEKRLELLKELFQTEKECFIEPNFYCDYGYNIKFGNDFYANHNCVILDVNTVTIGNNVMFGPNVQVYTATHPINPKERNSGKEMGYPIKIGDNVWVGGGAIICPGVTIGDNVVIGAGSVVTKDIPDNVVVAGNPAKVIKKL
- a CDS encoding GNAT family N-acetyltransferase; its protein translation is MNNNNIRTKRLLLREWKDSDIPFFIEMNKDSRVMRYFPKILTEAREYSKTLLYIQSSLKN
- a CDS encoding lactate utilization protein; translation: MDKNVAYVIEKKVQRTIQNLEKNNMKGYFVQNEEEAIKKIEELLNEGNTVSVGGSMTLFEIGAIDFLRNGNYNFLDRYAEGLTKEDIKELYRKCFSADAYLTSSNAITENGELYNVDGRGNRVAAMIYGPDKVIVVAGVNKIVKDLDEAIERNKRIAAPANVQRLNRNTPCAKTGYCMDCNSPDRICNEYVLIKGQMEKDRIHVIIVNKELGY